A genome region from Setaria italica strain Yugu1 chromosome III, Setaria_italica_v2.0, whole genome shotgun sequence includes the following:
- the LOC101775239 gene encoding uncharacterized protein LOC101775239 has product MPPYKDASALVEVRVRDLLGRMTLREKAAQMAQIERTVASARALTELGAGSVLNGGGSAPGDRSPACWADMVDGMQRLALSSRLGVPILYGTDAVHGHNNVFGATVFPHNVGLGAARDPELVRRIGEATALEVRATGIKWTFAPCVAVCRDPRWGRCYESYSEDPEMVRSLATIVTGLQGEPPADHPHGYPFLGSVREKVLACAKHFVGDGGTDRGINEGNTICSYDELEDIHMAPYLDCMAQGVATVMASHSKWNGERLHSCRCLLTDVLKGKLGFKGFVISDWKGIDKICEPRAPQGSEYRYCIAQSVNAGMDMIMIPYRFEEFLEHLVSLVETGEIPLSRIDDAVERILRVKFISGVFEHPFSDPSLLDIIGCKEHRLLAREAVRKSMVLLKNGKNQKEPFLPLVKNVKRILVTGTHADDIGFQCGGWTVGWNGNSGKITPGTSILEAIKESVGVQTEVVYEACATEATIESGEFSYAVVVVGEVPYSETVGDRTDLSIPFNGSDLITRVASTIPTLVIVVSGRPLDIETQVLEKIDALVAAWLPGTEGMGIADCLFGYQDFVGKLPVTWHRSVDQLPINSGDANYDPLFPVGYGLNMFQSDDNST; this is encoded by the exons ATGCCGCCGTACAAGGACGCGTCGGCTCTGGTGGAGGTGCGGGTGCGGGACCTGCTGGGCCGCATGACGCTGCGGGAGAAGGCGGCGCAGATGGCCCAGATCGAGCGCACGGTCGCGTCGGCGCGCGCCCTCACGGAGCTCGGCGCGGGGAGCGTCCtcaacggcggcggcagtgcgCCCGGCGACCGCTCGCCCGCGTGCTGGGCCGACATGGTCGACGGCATGCAGCGCCTCGCGCTCTCCTCCCGCCTCGGCGTCCCCATCCTCTACGGCACCGATGCCGTCCACGGCCACAACAACGTCTTCGGCGCTACCGTCTTCCCCCACAACgtcggcctcggcgccgccaGGGATCCGGAGCTCGTGCGTAGGATCGGCGAGGCGACGGCGCTGGAGGTCCGCGCCACCGGCATCAAATGGACCTTCGCACCCTGCGTCGCT GTCTGCCGGGATCCGAGGTGGGGAAGATGCTACGAGAGCTACAGCGAGGACCCAGAGATGGTGCGCTCGTTGGCCACCATTGTTACCGGCCTGCAGGGGGAGCCACCGGCCGACCACCCTCACGGCTACCCGTTCCTGGGTTCCGTTAG GGAGAAAGTACTTGCTTGTGCCAAGCATTTCGTAGGAGATGGTGGCACAGACAGGGGAATCAATGAGGGGAACACCATTTGCTCCTATGACGAATTAGAAGACATCCATATGGCACCTTACCTTGATTGCATGGCTCAAGGGGTGGCAACGGTGATGGCGTCCCACTCCAAATGGAACGGGGAGCGGTTGCATTCGTGCCGCTGCTTGCTTACAGATGTTCTCAAGGGCAAGTTAGGCTTCAAG GGTTTTGTGATCTCGGATTGGAAGGGCATTGACAAGATCTGTGAGCCACGAGCACCTCAAGGGTCCGAGTATCGCTACTGCATTGCGCAGTCAGTTAATGCAGGAATGGACATG ATTATGATACCTTACAGATTTGAAGAGTTTCTGGAGCATCTTGTGTCCTTGGTGGAGACAGGGGAGATACCATTGTCTCGGATTGATGATGCTGTCGAGCGGATTCTGAGGGTCAAGTTCATTTCTGGAGTGTTTGAGCATCCATTTTCAGACCCATCTCTGCTGGACATAATTGGTTGTAAG GAACATCGATTGCTGGCGCGTGAGGCTGTTCGCAAGTCTATGGTACTTCTAAAAAATGGCAAGAATCAGAAGGAACCATTCCTTCCATTAGTCAAAAATGTAAAAAGGATACTGGTTACAGGAACACATGCTGACGATATTGGATTTCAGTGCGGTGGATGGACAGTAGGATGGAATGGAAACAGTGGAAAAATAACTCCTG GTACTAGCATATTGGAGGCCATAAAAGAATCAGTGGGAGTGCAAACTGAAGTTGTCTATGAGGCATGTGCAACAGAAGCTACGATTGAAAGTGGGGAGTTCTCCTATGCTGTTGTTGTGGTTGGAGAGGTTCCATACTCTGAAACTGTAGGAGACAGAACTGACCTTAGTATTCCGTTTAATGGGTCTGACCTTATCACCCGTGTTGCAAGTACAATCCCTACCCTTGTGATCGTTGTATCTGGAAGGCCCTTGGATATCGAAACACAAGTTCTTGAGAAGATTGATGCTCTAGTTGCTGCCTGGCTACCTGGAACTGAGGGCATGGGAATTGCCGACTGCCTGTTTGGATATCAAGATTTTGTTGGCAAGTTACCTGTGACTTGGCATAGATCTGTTGATCAATTGCCTATAAATTCTGGAGATGCTAATTATGACCCTTTATTCCCTGTTGGTTATGGGTTGAACATGTTTCAAAGTGATGACAACTCAACATAA